One window of Gloeothece citriformis PCC 7424 genomic DNA carries:
- a CDS encoding DUF6887 family protein → MNENLAQMTNSELKAYIKANRNDDQACHEAIKRLINRRNANSPQYPYDLHALRLVGEDCEALAWCI, encoded by the coding sequence ATGAATGAAAATCTCGCTCAGATGACCAATAGTGAATTAAAAGCTTATATTAAAGCTAATCGGAATGATGACCAAGCTTGTCATGAAGCCATTAAGCGTTTAATCAATCGTAGAAATGCAAATAGTCCTCAATATCCTTATGATCTTCACGCTTTGCGGTTAGTTGGGGAGGACTGCGAGGCACTTGCATGGTGCATTTGA
- a CDS encoding type II toxin-antitoxin system PemK/MazF family toxin translates to MENYHTGEIVLVNFVFTETTAIKRRPGLVLLDTGDKDLILAKITSQPHYTNFDVEISEWQKAGLLRPSTVRLHKLNTLAKSLIDRRLGQLEKSDWQKIKAKIQEICFSI, encoded by the coding sequence ATGGAAAATTATCACACTGGAGAAATTGTATTAGTTAATTTTGTATTTACTGAGACAACAGCAATTAAGCGTCGTCCAGGATTAGTTCTCTTAGATACAGGCGATAAAGATCTGATTTTGGCTAAAATTACCAGTCAACCACATTATACCAATTTTGATGTTGAAATTAGTGAATGGCAAAAAGCGGGATTATTACGACCCTCAACCGTTAGATTACACAAATTAAATACACTAGCAAAGAGTTTAATAGACCGTCGTTTAGGACAATTGGAAAAGAGTGATTGGCAAAAAATTAAAGCAAAAATACAAGAAATATGTTTTTCTATATAA
- the topA gene encoding type I DNA topoisomerase, with protein sequence MSKKLFLIEAPGKLKKLQQILGSEYIVKASGGHIRELAKDGDDNLGFDLKKDSISCRFMPKNPMARKTISQLKELARQVDTVILATDEDREGEIIAWHLKEVLNLRNPQRITYREITPAAVKASLNRPRSLDMNLVNAALARSVLDKLVGFRGSPLVWKLGNGAKSIGRVQSAALHILCQREREIQEFKPQDYWLVSVTYSEGFKAYYLGEKTSTPTDKEENEQRDDAGEKEENKVEATKVLSEAEADRLVSLARQFPHHVIEVQSKTVSKNPPAPFTTSSLQQAAGSRLKWSPDKTMQVAQRLYEGGYITYMRTDSYHLDPQFCATVKQWLQQKDPNNIPVKVASHRTSKTAQEAHEAIRPTDIFKPSIELKQEISAEEFELYLLIWLRTVASQCKSAQILKTRIITQSGDIFWQARGQIVTFAGYAKYWKDLSDDLLLPQVSGGQLLNLSEAGHEKKQTQPPPRYSEAKLVQVMERRGIGRPSTFAPTVKTLKERGYAQVQKRQLQATPLGLEVDAFLQKTLPELLQAEFTALMEDKLDAIASGKENWERYIIGWNEDYFAVALLKALKVVGSQASSSKNSQSLEAKGHSNKESKINCPHCSHKMLEIPSKSKKLHKDYFLKCPSCQAVMFYNKWRKIWELPGEKSQESTPSLKLTQHSCPVCGEKLAVREYEKEGVKKQMLVCSSPKAKGDKKHKEVVYFESKNVFWSKKYGELPIG encoded by the coding sequence ATGTCAAAAAAGCTATTTCTTATAGAAGCACCTGGAAAACTGAAAAAACTACAGCAAATTCTGGGGTCAGAGTACATTGTTAAAGCTAGTGGCGGACATATCCGTGAACTGGCCAAAGATGGGGACGACAACTTAGGCTTCGACCTCAAGAAAGATAGTATTTCTTGCCGTTTTATGCCTAAAAATCCGATGGCAAGGAAAACTATTTCACAATTAAAAGAACTTGCCAGACAGGTAGATACAGTAATTTTAGCTACTGACGAAGACCGGGAAGGAGAAATTATCGCTTGGCATTTAAAAGAAGTTCTAAATTTAAGAAACCCCCAACGCATAACTTATCGGGAAATTACACCGGCAGCGGTTAAAGCATCCCTCAACCGTCCTCGCTCACTGGACATGAACTTAGTTAACGCCGCTTTAGCCCGTTCGGTTTTAGATAAATTGGTGGGTTTTAGAGGTTCTCCCCTGGTTTGGAAATTGGGAAATGGAGCAAAATCTATTGGTAGAGTGCAGTCAGCCGCTTTACATATTCTCTGTCAAAGGGAACGGGAAATACAAGAATTTAAACCTCAAGATTATTGGTTAGTTTCTGTTACTTATTCTGAAGGTTTTAAAGCTTATTATTTAGGAGAAAAAACCTCAACACCAACAGATAAAGAAGAAAATGAACAAAGAGATGATGCAGGAGAAAAGGAAGAAAACAAAGTTGAAGCGACTAAAGTTTTAAGTGAAGCCGAAGCAGATAGATTAGTTAGTCTTGCTCGTCAATTTCCTCATCATGTAATTGAAGTCCAAAGCAAGACAGTTAGCAAAAATCCTCCTGCTCCTTTTACCACCTCCTCACTCCAACAAGCTGCCGGAAGTCGTCTCAAATGGAGTCCAGATAAGACTATGCAGGTAGCGCAACGGCTTTATGAAGGGGGATACATTACTTATATGCGGACAGATTCTTATCACTTAGACCCCCAATTCTGTGCTACTGTAAAACAATGGCTTCAACAGAAAGACCCTAACAATATCCCCGTTAAAGTAGCCTCTCACCGAACTTCTAAAACTGCACAAGAAGCCCACGAAGCTATTAGACCTACGGATATTTTTAAGCCTTCGATTGAGCTAAAACAGGAGATTTCAGCCGAAGAATTTGAACTTTATTTGTTAATTTGGTTAAGAACTGTTGCCAGTCAATGTAAATCGGCACAAATCCTTAAAACTCGTATCATTACCCAATCAGGGGATATATTCTGGCAAGCGAGAGGGCAGATAGTTACTTTTGCCGGATATGCTAAATATTGGAAAGATTTAAGTGATGATTTACTTTTACCGCAAGTCTCCGGAGGACAGTTATTGAACCTATCAGAGGCCGGACATGAAAAGAAACAGACTCAACCCCCTCCCCGTTATAGTGAAGCTAAGTTAGTCCAGGTGATGGAAAGACGGGGTATTGGTCGTCCTTCAACCTTTGCGCCGACGGTAAAAACCTTGAAAGAACGGGGTTATGCACAAGTCCAAAAGCGACAACTACAGGCAACACCTCTAGGGTTAGAAGTCGATGCTTTTTTACAAAAAACTCTGCCTGAGTTGCTCCAAGCTGAATTTACTGCCCTTATGGAGGATAAGTTAGATGCTATTGCTTCGGGTAAAGAAAACTGGGAACGCTATATTATAGGATGGAATGAGGATTATTTTGCTGTTGCACTTTTGAAGGCATTAAAAGTTGTCGGGAGTCAAGCATCCTCATCTAAAAATAGCCAAAGTCTAGAAGCTAAGGGTCATTCTAACAAAGAATCAAAAATTAATTGTCCCCATTGCTCTCATAAGATGCTAGAAATTCCTTCTAAATCTAAGAAGCTTCACAAAGATTATTTTCTTAAATGTCCAAGCTGTCAGGCAGTAATGTTTTATAACAAGTGGCGTAAAATTTGGGAATTGCCAGGAGAAAAAAGTCAAGAAAGCACCCCGTCTTTGAAATTAACTCAGCATTCTTGTCCGGTTTGTGGGGAGAAGTTAGCTGTCAGAGAATATGAAAAGGAGGGAGTTAAAAAACAAATGCTTGTGTGTTCATCGCCAAAAGCTAAAGGAGATAAAAAGCATAAAGAAGTCGTTTATTTTGAGTCAAAAAATGTTTTCTGGTCGAAAAAATATGGAGAACTTCCTATTGGTTAA
- a CDS encoding plasmid mobilization protein: MKQKQSRTCVVSVRFLPKEKQHLTERAVQQQTTVSELLRLNVLTQNDKSRHKSVPEVNRRLYFELGKISEQLQTIEPSTDSLTKLQNLLDEVRKELLGMNK, encoded by the coding sequence TTGAAGCAAAAACAATCCAGAACCTGTGTAGTCAGCGTTCGCTTTCTACCCAAAGAAAAACAACATCTAACCGAACGAGCGGTTCAACAGCAGACAACCGTGAGTGAATTGCTTAGATTAAATGTCCTAACTCAAAATGATAAGAGCCGTCATAAATCTGTCCCAGAAGTCAACCGAAGACTTTATTTTGAATTGGGAAAAATTTCCGAACAGCTTCAAACGATTGAACCAAGTACAGATTCTTTAACTAAGCTTCAAAATCTTCTCGATGAAGTGAGAAAAGAATTATTAGGGATGAATAAATAA
- a CDS encoding GNAT family N-acetyltransferase, with the protein MINLRYATPNDLDLLRHWDEQPHVISSDPNDDWNWEVELNRAPHWREQLIAEIEGRPIGFIQIIDPALEDSHYWGEITAGFRAIDIWIGEESDLGKGYGTQMMHLAIEKCFAEASVTAILVDPLASNRKAHRFYERLGFQFVEFRRFGADECHVYRLHRAEWNP; encoded by the coding sequence GTGATTAACCTACGCTACGCTACCCCAAATGATTTGGATTTGTTGCGGCACTGGGATGAGCAACCTCATGTGATTTCGAGTGATCCCAACGATGACTGGAACTGGGAAGTTGAACTTAATCGCGCCCCCCATTGGAGAGAGCAACTAATTGCTGAAATTGAGGGGCGACCAATCGGATTTATCCAAATTATCGATCCAGCACTTGAAGATAGCCATTATTGGGGCGAGATTACGGCGGGTTTTCGTGCTATTGACATTTGGATTGGAGAAGAGTCCGATTTGGGCAAAGGCTACGGAACACAAATGATGCACCTTGCTATTGAGAAATGTTTCGCCGAGGCATCCGTTACGGCTATACTGGTCGATCCCCTTGCCAGCAATAGAAAAGCCCACCGCTTTTACGAACGCCTTGGCTTCCAATTCGTCGAGTTCCGACGCTTTGGGGCGGATGAGTGCCACGTTTATCGCTTGCACAGAGCAGAGTGGAATCCTTAA
- a CDS encoding VOC family protein has protein sequence MTKADREEFESHHYAFHVSDSEFDAIFTRVKEEGLSYSSDPMHQNIGQINHRQGGRGFYFFDPNGHNLELLTRA, from the coding sequence TTGACGAAAGCCGACCGAGAAGAATTTGAGTCCCATCACTACGCTTTCCATGTTAGTGACTCGGAATTTGATGCTATTTTTACACGAGTTAAAGAGGAGGGGCTTTCCTACAGTAGTGACCCGATGCACCAAAATATTGGCCAGATTAACCACAGACAGGGAGGTCGTGGCTTTTATTTCTTCGACCCCAACGGTCATAATTTAGAATTGTTAACTCGCGCTTAA